TTCGTCGAGGTTGACAGAGATGGCAATGTCGTAGGATGTGCCAACGTGCCAACTAAGCTCTTCATCTGCTTTGAATACGGCGCCGTCTCTTGCATCAAATAGTCCGCCGGTGTTTGACGAGGCTCTGACGATAATTGGAAGATCCGGGTAATTACTGATGGTCATCTCTTCTCCCGCAAGACCCATTACCGCATCAATGCCCTCTTCTTTTGGTGTGAATGTGTAGGTGACCTCAACGGTTCCGGTTTCTGCTGCAAACGGCGTAACACCAGTGAAGTCACGTTCAGGCAGAATGGCTTCACTCTTATGGAAATACGTCAGACTGTCTGCTTTTGACACGTTCACTGACGTCACGGATTCTCCGTGAGGGCCGTCTTCAAAGCGTTCGTCAAAGAGGGCGTTTGTCTGCCATCCGGAGCTGCCTTCCTGCAGATCGAGGATTGCCGTTTTACTGAGGCCGGAAGCGTCTTTTACGTCAAACGACAGATGGATGTTCTCATCTGTATGAGCGAGTACCTTCACACCATCGTCGAGGACGAGTGGCGCAGAAACGGGATGGTCAATGACGAGCTCGATGGTCCCGTTGTTCTGTCTCGTCGGATCGCTGACGGACACTTCAAGGCGGTCACCAGGATATTCTCTCATCATGACTGAAGCCTTGTTATAGCTTGTCAGCTTCCCTGCTGTTGTCGGACCATCGGTCCAAAAGTTGGCTGCGAGAATGCCGAGTGAAGCTTCTTCAGCAGCCTGAACTTCCTTCGTGTTGGCAAGAACCGTCACGTCAGGAGCCGCCGCATAGTCGGAGACAGCTTCGGAAGACTGATTCGGAAGCACGATATAGGCGTACGTATCGTCTGTCGGATCTGTGCCGTGGTCAACAGACAATTCTGCAAAGGGCCGGGTGACGGTTTCGGTTGAGCCGTTGCGGTTTATGTCATACCAGGAACCGCTCTGCTCGTAACGCTGGACGTGTACATCCGCCGTTTCCGGGAAAACGTAGCCGATGTCACTGCCGGCTGTATTGCCTTCGATGTGCATCCAGGTTGGTTCGGTGGCAGTGTGAGACGTGTTCATACCGGTATTGATGGCCGCACCGTCAATGAGGATCTCATTCATCCCCTCTTTGGCAAGCTTGCGGCTGTCGATGATCGTTTCGATCTGATCACCGTCATCACTTGAGATGCCCGAACCGAGAGCGACGATTTCGTCATCAAACATAAACCATGATTTGTGACCGGTCAGGCTTTGCCCAAAGACGGCCTGATCGAGCTGCATGCCGCTGGCACCGTAAAGTCCGTCCAGCGATGTCCCGCCGACCCATGTGGCAGGGGATGTGCGGGCAGTCCCAAGTCCAGGACTGAGAGGACGGTCCATATTGGCGGTGATGCCTGGAAGGCGTTTCGGGTCGATAGCAGCCCAAAATCCATCGTTATACTGATGGAGGTCATCCGTATACAGGTAGGTCATGCCGGAACCTGTGTAGTGGCCTTTCATATTCTCTCCATTCATATTGCCTTCATAGGCGGCAATCCGGTCGGAATATTTACTGAGTGCAAAAGTGAATCCGGGTCTTCGGTGTGCAACACGGTCCATATGCGTCATGAGATAATGACCGATAAGTTCGCCACGTGCCTCAATGGTTTCATCGTTCAAAATCGTATTGGCCATCGTGATCACCTGAATGCGGTTGAAAGCATCGATCATCTCCGGCTGAGAGATAAGCCAGCCTTTGATCATGCTCATCATCCGCTCTTCGTAATGATTTGGAACGATCGTCGCGTACTGAATAATCCGTTGAACAGCACCGCGTCCATGGCCGATGTCTTCCGTATTGCCCCGGGAAATGGCCCGTCCGTTGACCATATCCATCATGAGTCCTTTGTAGATGACCGGCTCAAAGCTGAGGAAGATCATCTCATAGATCACGTTCAGGTCATCTTCATTCAGTTCGTAACGGCTGTCGTTGAGCATGTAAATCAGATCGATCATTGAACCAAGGAATACAACACCATACGTACCCGTATAAGCGATGTTGTTGTGATCGATGAAGGAACCATCGATATACACGCCGTTTCCTCTGCCTGATTGTTTAATCGTCACGACAGGGAAATGTTCCTGTGCTGAGGCGATCCGTTCTTCATCATGGGCGAGAATCCCCTGAAGGGCGACAGCTTTGCCGAGGTCGACCAGGTTTGCTCCTGAAGCTTTAACACGCCAAGTGGCATTGCCAACACCGTAGTAGTGGGTTACTTCAGGAATGTAGTGTTTCACTGCATCCGTATAGCGGAGGCGCTGTTCTTCTGCCAAACTGTCATGAACCATGGCAACCGTATCATTCAAGAGTTGTGGAGACCCGATCTGCCAGTCCCACCAGTTTCCGTAGTCAGAGCCGTCGGCGTGATAATGATGTTCGTTCATCCATCTCAGCCCGTAGAGAATGGCTTCAAGAAGTGACTCGGATTTGTAAAGTGAGCTCGCTTCAAACGTGTATGCCTGTGCCATTTGATGCAAATTTCTGAAATGTGTGGTCATTGTGGCTGAGTCTGAGAATTGACCTGCGTCATCCCAAAGGACATCGGCCTCCTTATCCATCTTCATCGTGGCAAGAAGACTTGCGGCTTTCTCTGTCAACTCGTCCACCTGATCGGCGATCGCTGGTGTATCCATGTCGGTATAGGCGTTTGGCACGATGTAATTTACCCAACGTTCGCGCATCCGATCAAATTCCGTTTCCTCGTATGGCAGGACGGAAACCGTCATTCTTGCTTCTGCGTCACTGTCAGCAGCACGGATGATCACTTCTGCTTCACCAGGAGCAATGGCATGGACAAAGGTTCCGTCTGTTTGCAGTACAGTTTCGTCAGACACGCTCCAATTCAGCGTTGCATCAGACGAAGAGGAGGGATGGACGTCAGGGAAAACAGCGAAGGAACGTCCTTCAACAACGGTCATATCCGTCTCCTGAAGGGTGATATCCGATACCGGTATCTCGCCGTCATGGACGATGACTTTCGCGGTATCTGTAAGTGTCAAATCGTCATTGACGATGACGGTGACCGCTGTTTCACCTGCAGAAACCCCTGTGATGCTGCCGTCATCAACTGTGGCAACTGTCGGATCACCTGTCGTCCATGTGAATGAATCTGCCTCGGCGTAGACCGGAGTTAATCCGAAAGTGGCCTTAACGGTTTCGCCTTCCTTGACGTAAATTGGCTCATCGTCAAAGGAGATGCCTTCAACGGCAGCTTCCTGACCGGAAATGGCGAAGGATTTAATGTCGATTGTGCCGGAGGAACCGGCTTCAGGACTCACTGCGCCCCCGATCACGAGGATCAGCCGGATATGTGTCGCATTGCTTTTTGTTTCGATTTCGCCTGTGCGTGTCATCCAGTCGGTTGAACCTGCCGGGACAGCGGCCACGTCCTTTCGTTCAAGGAGTGAGGTGCCGTTAAACTGTTCGACGCGCAAGAATGCAGCGTTGCCCTGAGGATTGGGACTGTTGAGTTCGGCTGTGCGAAGGACTGTCCCGATTTCATAGCGGCGGTTCGGGTCCACTTCAATGGCGTCGTAATACTGAAAGAAACCGACCGTTTCATCGAGGGAAAGACTGACGATCGTCTCCTCCCCTTCCAGATGGACATGTCCTTTCGGAGCCTCTCCTTCTGATGGCCCCCAATTTCGTAAATCCCAGTAGGCGGGCTTTGTTTCGTCCTGCCACAGATCAGCAAAGGATTCTGCGTGTTCGGTTTCATCAAAGCGGTGGTTTTTCAAAAGGGTGTTGGCCAATTCATCTTCCACATGGGGAGGTTCGTCTTTGGAGACCTCGCTCAAGGAGAAAGAATCGATGGCAATTGTTCCGGTGGCGCCCTGTCCCGGGGAAACGACACCGGTGATGAGGATTAACCGGATTGTTTCGGCTCCCTGTACAGGCTGAACGCTCTCGTGCACGTCATGCCATCCGGTGTCTTGATCGGTGTTTGTTACATGTGCAACATCATCGCGTAACAGCACCTGGCCGTTTTCGTTGAGGTGCTCCACCCGTAAAGATGCGGCGTTACCGGATGTGTGAGGCGTTGAGAGGTTCTCTGCACGAATGGCTGTCGTCAGTTCATACGTTGCGTCCTGTTTTACAGGTATAGGATTTTGATACTGAAAAAATGAGACCGTCTGATCGAGCTCGATCGTTACGATCTGTTCATCATGATGATGTGTGGCAAGAGGAGGCTCGCCGCCTGAGTTACCCCAGTTGCGTAAATCCCAATACGCCGGCTTCATGCCATCGGTCCATAAATCGGCAAAATCGCCGGCATGTTCCTGATCTTCGAAACTGCCGTTATTAAGCAGTTCACCTGATCGAGCCGTTTGCATTGATGAATCCGCAAAGGAAACGCTTTCAAAAAATGGGATGAAAAGCGGAAATAATAAAGCCATAACCAGTCCAATTACGCATTGCTTCTGTAAATACTTCAACGATGATCTCCTCCTTAAATGGGTATACGGGTCGTTTCCTGTGTCCTCCTTTCTGCAAAATGAAATGTCTTAATTATCATAGCTTCGCCTGCAATGACTGGTGTGAACGGTTTTGACCAAATAGAGCAGGATTTTGACGATTGTGGGTCTGGTCAACATGAAAGATCCTGCAAGGGAAGAAGATATCATTCATCTGCAATAGAAGAAAGACCCTCACCATCGGTGAGGGTCTTCTGCACAGCAAGCGTGACGTAATGAAAAATTACTCATTAAAATAACCTGCAGGGTCGTCTTCTGTACCAAACCAGACGTGTGAATAGTTGCCTTTGACGGATATACCCATGACGGTGAGATTACTCCAGTATCCGTCACCAATGATCACATTATCATGTGCCGGACTCGACTGCCAGAGTGACAGGGCGCGCTCAGCCGTCATGCCGTTTGAAGCCCAGACCGAGATTTCATAACCGGATCCATTGTATACGCCGTCGGTGATTTCATACGGTTTATCCCACATGCCGGAGGCATTTGCGTGATCGGATGTGTAGCATACCGGCGACCAGTCGCCGTTGGCAGACCAGCTGTGCAGGTTGCATTCCGGTGCGGCGCGTTCAGGGCTGTGAAGGTTTGAGTCATTGACATGTGAGCGTGCGACCTGCGTCATGGAGACAGACAGCTTCAATGGCTCGAGACCGAGGCTCACGCGGTAGTCGTTGATCAGGTTGGCAAGCTCGCGCTCTTCAACGGACAGCTCTGAAGAGAGAACATCGATCGGCTGATAGCCGGTTACGGGCTCATCGTCTTCAGGCTCTTCCTCCCCGTTCTCGTCACGGCTTTCGTCTGGAAGCGTGGCCTCGCTGTCCATGATGACCGTATCGATGGCATCCCTCAGTGGATTGGTATACGGGATGGATGCCTGTTCTTGTTTAAGGTCTTCAATAAGAGCTTTCAGCGAGGTTAATGCTTCTTGCTGTTCTTCATCGTTCATGCCGCCGGCGTGGAGCTGATCAGTCTCCAGCCTTACTTCTTCGAGCAGAAGCAGGGCATCCTCGGCTTCAATCGTGTGGTGGCCGGCCTGCATGGATGCGCGGACCATGACAGAGAAGTCCGAGCGGATCATGAACTGATCGGTGCCATAGGCATCGAGAGAAATGCCGGAGGTAATGGCGTAGTCATACAGAGCCTGCACGGCATCCATCGACGACGCACCGAGATCTTGAAAAGGGTTCGTATGGCCAACAGGAGCAAGCTCAAAACCGTTTGCGAGCATAATCGCCATTGCACCGCGGGTCACTTCGTCGTCCGGACCAAAGGTGCCGTCAGGATTACCGCGAACGACCCCCTGTTCTTCTAGGGCGATGAGGGCATTGTAGTAGCTCGTCCCTGGGTAAACATCGTTGAACGAAGGGCTGTCTGCGGACGTTTCAATCAGGAGATTCCCTTCGAGATCGACAAAACCCAGTGATCTTGCAACCATGATTGCAGCAGCACCTCTTGATATGTCATTGTCGGGTTTAAATGAGCCATCGGGAAAGCCGCCGATGATCCCGAGGTCATAAAGGCTGAGGACATCATCTTTGTAGCGCTCAGCGAGGGGGTCGGTAAATGGTGATGATTCGGCAGCCGGTGAGAGTCCGCAGGAGAGAATCGACACGGCGAAGATGAGAAAAGCAATGTATTTTTTAATCATATTGTCCTCCTTGAAGATGCAAGATACTCAGGCGAGTGTCGGTCTGTGACCCGATGAAGAGGGGATAGGCAAGTGTTATTGCCGAATGAGGGCATAGTCCGGGTATGTATATTGATGAAACATTCCCCCGCTCCGGGATGGAACAGGGGGAATAGTGTTCGAGTGAAATAATCAGTCCATGATGACAGGTTTTTGCATGATCGTGTAGCCGTCATCTGAATGCGAGATACGGAGGATCTCTTTGCTCTCAGACGTTGTATCCTCTGCGCCGGCGACACCGGTTCCGGATACGAGCATGACTGCGAGGATGAGAAGAGTCAATAGCTTCTTCATGATTTAATCACCTCCTTTTCGGTGGTGCTCAATGACATCAGTAAAGGCGTCGACAACATCGGGCTGATACTTGATACCGCGGAGCCCACGCAGTTCATTAAGGGCGCTCTCATGGGAGCGGGCATGCTGATACACGCGTTCACTGGTGATAGCGTCATAGGAGTCGACGAGGCCGACGATGGCTGCTTCGAGAGAGATTTCTTCTTTCTTCAGGCCACGGGGATAGCCGCTTCCGTCATAGCGTTCATGATGCTGCTCGACGACTTCTGCAGCCAGAAGGAAATGAGAAATGCAGGTTTCCCGTAACATTTCGGCACCGTAGGATGTGTGCAGTTTCATGATGGCCCATTCTTCTTCAGTGAGTTTTGAAGGTTTCAGAAGAATTTCCTCAGGGACCTGTGTCTTGCCTATGTCATGAAGGAGTGCACCGAAATGAAGCTTCATCAGCGATTCGGAATGCAGGCCCATTTTATCACCGACGAGCATGGCGAGATCTTTGATTCTCGAACAATGGTCGGCCGTGTAACCGTCTTTCTGTTCTATTTTTATGGCAAGTTCTTCAAAGTTCCTGGTGTCGTGGCTGTAATAGTGAAAAACGGGT
This genomic window from [Bacillus] selenitireducens MLS10 contains:
- a CDS encoding polysaccharide lyase family 8 super-sandwich domain-containing protein — its product is MKYLQKQCVIGLVMALLFPLFIPFFESVSFADSSMQTARSGELLNNGSFEDQEHAGDFADLWTDGMKPAYWDLRNWGNSGGEPPLATHHHDEQIVTIELDQTVSFFQYQNPIPVKQDATYELTTAIRAENLSTPHTSGNAASLRVEHLNENGQVLLRDDVAHVTNTDQDTGWHDVHESVQPVQGAETIRLILITGVVSPGQGATGTIAIDSFSLSEVSKDEPPHVEDELANTLLKNHRFDETEHAESFADLWQDETKPAYWDLRNWGPSEGEAPKGHVHLEGEETIVSLSLDETVGFFQYYDAIEVDPNRRYEIGTVLRTAELNSPNPQGNAAFLRVEQFNGTSLLERKDVAAVPAGSTDWMTRTGEIETKSNATHIRLILVIGGAVSPEAGSSGTIDIKSFAISGQEAAVEGISFDDEPIYVKEGETVKATFGLTPVYAEADSFTWTTGDPTVATVDDGSITGVSAGETAVTVIVNDDLTLTDTAKVIVHDGEIPVSDITLQETDMTVVEGRSFAVFPDVHPSSSSDATLNWSVSDETVLQTDGTFVHAIAPGEAEVIIRAADSDAEARMTVSVLPYEETEFDRMRERWVNYIVPNAYTDMDTPAIADQVDELTEKAASLLATMKMDKEADVLWDDAGQFSDSATMTTHFRNLHQMAQAYTFEASSLYKSESLLEAILYGLRWMNEHHYHADGSDYGNWWDWQIGSPQLLNDTVAMVHDSLAEEQRLRYTDAVKHYIPEVTHYYGVGNATWRVKASGANLVDLGKAVALQGILAHDEERIASAQEHFPVVTIKQSGRGNGVYIDGSFIDHNNIAYTGTYGVVFLGSMIDLIYMLNDSRYELNEDDLNVIYEMIFLSFEPVIYKGLMMDMVNGRAISRGNTEDIGHGRGAVQRIIQYATIVPNHYEERMMSMIKGWLISQPEMIDAFNRIQVITMANTILNDETIEARGELIGHYLMTHMDRVAHRRPGFTFALSKYSDRIAAYEGNMNGENMKGHYTGSGMTYLYTDDLHQYNDGFWAAIDPKRLPGITANMDRPLSPGLGTARTSPATWVGGTSLDGLYGASGMQLDQAVFGQSLTGHKSWFMFDDEIVALGSGISSDDGDQIETIIDSRKLAKEGMNEILIDGAAINTGMNTSHTATEPTWMHIEGNTAGSDIGYVFPETADVHVQRYEQSGSWYDINRNGSTETVTRPFAELSVDHGTDPTDDTYAYIVLPNQSSEAVSDYAAAPDVTVLANTKEVQAAEEASLGILAANFWTDGPTTAGKLTSYNKASVMMREYPGDRLEVSVSDPTRQNNGTIELVIDHPVSAPLVLDDGVKVLAHTDENIHLSFDVKDASGLSKTAILDLQEGSSGWQTNALFDERFEDGPHGESVTSVNVSKADSLTYFHKSEAILPERDFTGVTPFAAETGTVEVTYTFTPKEEGIDAVMGLAGEEMTISNYPDLPIIVRASSNTGGLFDARDGAVFKADEELSWHVGTSYDIAISVNLDEGRYSVLVTPEDENPVQIASDFAFRDTASTPEDIGKFIFQDNRTTHASVVDNLKINGKEAGIINKYGKLESIDGEDAFTHLDVSDATDRIIVNWSFMTRETEGLTITVSDTDSAPLFTMENGMDRFVAGYWHDATLDINLLSGVYSFTLDGDVIESGSWAENAKAPARFTFGYDASSGTSDRQLFIDHFTLLETSVAITQLSAAESALHLNTGDEYLLSPVVEPAGAFTEGLRYTTDASDTVTVDHRGTVTAKQAGNAVITITDLVSGTSAQVRVSVTDLPSQQFEDVPLNHWASHYIDTLTSAGIIEGFSDYEFRPADDVTRGQMIAMLVRIGELNPSTPGETAFTDQHGTLSDAITAAYEAGITNGYEDGTFRQDESVNREEMAIMIARAIDIFTGEPLSSEHDLAYKDLEQIGQTAIPSVAALTKTGILEGTAGGHFLPHQPTKRDQTAKVLYYVKELID
- a CDS encoding CAP and S-layer homology domain-containing protein, with product MIKKYIAFLIFAVSILSCGLSPAAESSPFTDPLAERYKDDVLSLYDLGIIGGFPDGSFKPDNDISRGAAAIMVARSLGFVDLEGNLLIETSADSPSFNDVYPGTSYYNALIALEEQGVVRGNPDGTFGPDDEVTRGAMAIMLANGFELAPVGHTNPFQDLGASSMDAVQALYDYAITSGISLDAYGTDQFMIRSDFSVMVRASMQAGHHTIEAEDALLLLEEVRLETDQLHAGGMNDEEQQEALTSLKALIEDLKQEQASIPYTNPLRDAIDTVIMDSEATLPDESRDENGEEEPEDDEPVTGYQPIDVLSSELSVEERELANLINDYRVSLGLEPLKLSVSMTQVARSHVNDSNLHSPERAAPECNLHSWSANGDWSPVCYTSDHANASGMWDKPYEITDGVYNGSGYEISVWASNGMTAERALSLWQSSPAHDNVIIGDGYWSNLTVMGISVKGNYSHVWFGTEDDPAGYFNE
- a CDS encoding HD-GYP domain-containing protein, whose amino-acid sequence is MDHSFVNPSLQILKSGLALERASSKHSVVSLLHAFDGTEVIHHRLDKGSRWGISPDEEETERLEAVYILSGKLKMKRSTEETTLLNGDFLSGTPINEYLVLTALEESAFLYITSKPVFHYYSHDTRNFEELAIKIEQKDGYTADHCSRIKDLAMLVGDKMGLHSESLMKLHFGALLHDIGKTQVPEEILLKPSKLTEEEWAIMKLHTSYGAEMLRETCISHFLLAAEVVEQHHERYDGSGYPRGLKKEEISLEAAIVGLVDSYDAITSERVYQHARSHESALNELRGLRGIKYQPDVVDAFTDVIEHHRKGGD